In Phocoena sinus isolate mPhoSin1 chromosome 10, mPhoSin1.pri, whole genome shotgun sequence, a single genomic region encodes these proteins:
- the LOC116760095 gene encoding uncharacterized protein LOC116760095: MAATTSGLGFQPVPFGTQTHTIELVRVLCSAEWQMRAPVELALAGGIVGWPSSCHGQLKGPLGSHRRTWRREAWRRSTRPSRGRGQLGQVGVGPSWKGTLLRAPVPPASLPWHGLVPCPGSRWVPGSLVLCSGAQPPAPVPGWTSLRLSLSVTSDSAFACAPSRAPVEARSVAPVSCGLEGSRAEAVWHVLPGAMMMGSNSGGVTWPPKAQKPLVLRGRAAGPALGQVTRDGAPAPRKVTQGRGLKWVTGTWAPECAGPAATVRTGLPSGQEGRPGEGFEQRISLACVRYRWQGTGEDQVGLWRFEREGGPDALGSLAGRDGPFSSTEWSPSCTARLCHPGPREEDGSPGTDTTLGTCPGSAQGLPPAGGTSLKPGSAALPAWGRGTRWAGPYSWLSVTLRQGDRELRPPLPPTPAQRCPVLGRHRCPLCGGGR; this comes from the coding sequence atggcTGCCACCACATCAGGGCTAGGGTTTCAACCTGTGCCCTTcgggacacaaacacacaccataGAGCTCGTGCGTGTTTTGTGCAGCGCTGAGTGGCAGATGAGAGCACCTGTGGAGCTGGCTTTGGCCGGGGGCATCGTGGGGTGGCCGTCGTCCTGCCATGGGCAGTTGAAAGGCCCGCTGGGGAGCCACCGCAGGACTTGGAGGCGGGAGGCTTGGAGACGCTCCACCAGACCTTCCCGGGGGCGCGGTCAGCTGGGTCAGGTCGGGGTTGGCCCTTCCTGGAAGGGCACACTTCTGCGTGCCCCGGTGCCTCCAGCTTCCCTGCCTTGGCACGGGTTAGTGCCCTGTCCCGGCTCCCGGTGGGTCCCAGGGTCCCTGGTGCTctgctcaggggcccagccacctGCTCCGGTGCCAGGATGGACGAGCCTCAGGCTCTCCCTCTCAGTGACCTCAGACTCAGCCTTTGCTTGCGCTCCAAGCCGGGCTCCTGTGGAGGCTAGAAGTGTGGCTCCCGTCTCCTGTGGGTTAGAAGGTTCTAGAGCAGAGGCAGTGTGGCATGTTCTTCCAGGTGCTATGATGATGGGGAGCAACTCGGGGGGGGTCACGTGGCCCCCCAAGGCTCAGAAGCCCCTTGTGCTGAGGGGCAGAGCTGCAGGGCCAGCCCTGGGTCAAGTCACCCGGGATGGAGCTCCTGCCCCCAGAAAGGTCACACAAGGGAGGGGCTTGAAGTGGGTGACGGGCACCTGGGCTCCAGAATGTGCAGGGCCTGCGGCCACAGTGAGGACAGGGCTTCCTTCTGGACAGGAGGGGAGGCCTGGAGAGGGTTTTGAGCAAAGGATCTCTCTGGCCTGTGTGAGGTACAGATGGCAGGGGACAGGAGAGGACCAGGTGGGGCTGTGGAGGTTTGAACGAGAAGGGGGTCCAGATGCCCTTGGTTCTCTAGCAGGTCGAGATGGACCATTCTCGAGCACTGAGTGGTCGCCCTCCTGCACAGCCAGGCTCTGCCACCCGGGGCCGAGGGAGGAGGACGGGAGTCCGGGAACGGACACCACGCTTGGGACTTGCCCCGGGTCTGCACAGGGGCTGCCGCCTGCCGGGGGGACCAGCCTCAAGCCTGGCTCCGCGGCCCTGCcggcctggggcaggggcacgCGGTGGGCTGGGCCCTACAGCTGGCTGAGTGTGACCCTGCGTCAGGGTGACCGAGAGCTGCGCCCACCgctccccccaaccccggctCAGCGGTGCCCAGTCCTGGGGCGGCACAGATGCCCACTCTGCGGTGGGGGCCGGTGA
- the TRMU gene encoding mitochondrial tRNA-specific 2-thiouridylase 1 isoform X3 — MLWIILEQMQLLRVTMQERPWKMKRSFSRSTSGGQKGFSEIDLKSEMVSQDALRRTLFPLGGLTKDFVKKIAAENRLHHVLQKKESMGICFVGKRNFENFILQYLQPRPGKFISIEDNKVLGTHKGWFLYTLGQRANIGGLREPWYVVEKDGTRGDVLVAPRTDHPALYRDLLRTGRVHWVAEEPPAALVRDKMMECHFRFRHQMALVPCVLTLNQDGTVWVTAVKAVRALALGQFAVFYKGGECLGSGKILRLGPSAYTLQKGRSRPDVAVEGSSVGRDDSPGQGPTL; from the exons atgctGTGGATAATCTTG GAGCAGATGCAGTTGCTACGGGTCACTATGCAAGAACGTCCCTGGAAGATGAAGAGGTCTTTCAGCAGAAGCACGTCAGGAGGCCAGAAGGGCTTTTCAGAAATCGATTTGAAATCAGAAATG GTTTCCCAGGATGCCCTGAGGAGAACCCTCTTCCCCCTGGGGGGATTAACAAAagattttgtaaagaaaatagcTGCTGAAAATAGACTTCATCATGTGCTTCAGAAAAAAGAG AGCATGGGCATCTGTTTCGTTggtaaaagaaattttgaaaatttcatcCTTCAG TATTTACAGCCTCGACCTGGtaaatttatttctatagaaGACAATAAGGTTCTGGGAACGCATAAAG GTTGGTTCCTGTATACTTTGGGCCAGAGAGCCAACATAGGTGGCTTACGGGAGCCCTGGTACGTGGTGGAGAAGGATGGCACCAGGGGCGACGTGCTCGTG GCCCCCCGGACAGACCACCCGGCCCTGTACAGGGACCTGCTGCGGACCGGCCGCGTGCACTGGGTGGCTGAGGAGCCGCCCGCAGCCCTGGTCCGCGACAAGATGATGGAGTGCCACTTCCGGTTCCGCCACCAGATGGCGCTAG TGCCCTGCGTGCTGACCCTCAATCAAGACGGCACTGTGTGGGTGACGGCCGTGAAGGCTGTGCGGGCTCTCGCCCTGGGACAG TTCGCTGTGTTCTACAAAGGGGGCGAGTGCCTGGGCAGTGGGAAGATCTTGCGCCTGGGGCCATCCGCCTACACACTCCAGAAGGGCAGGAGCAGACCCGACGTGGCCGTGGAGGGCTCCAGCGTCGGCCGGGATGACAGCCCGGGCCAGGGGCCCACGCTCTGA